The following coding sequences lie in one Haladaptatus sp. DJG-WS-42 genomic window:
- a CDS encoding ATP-dependent DNA helicase, with the protein MNPERILDEFPAPSYRGAQKQALLDIKQAYEAGNDVVLVRAPTGSGKSLLARAIAGCARKPGEGDPTRPIGAYYTTPQVSQLDDVSGDALLEDLQIIRGKGNYKCILPGESTTPVNQAPCAREKGFDCNVKHRCPYFSDRAIAANRSIAAMTLAYFMQTAGTEAFGQRDVVVIDEAHGLAEWAEMYATIDLQPRTVPVWEHLKVPEVDGLDRAVQFADGVKDICTRRKDELIRKIELSPKEVAERDRLQKLIGDLKWFVEDYRNPESPTTWVVDQPDGEGGGVTIKPMNPERYLRHTVWDRGTKFALLSATILNREAFCRQVGLDPKKVALVDVPHTFPLENRRLYDVTQGKMTYEHRKQTLPKIARLIVQLMQKHPDKKGIVHAHSYAIQAELKRMLGEFGVSGRVQAHSRENRNEDLEIWKATDDPDVFLSVKMEEALDLKGDLARWQVLCKAPYLNTADSRVARRLEEGQWAWYHRAALRTVIQGCGRVVRAPDDYGATYLADSSLLDLFERAKSDMPPWFKEQVDAMSVPDLPEFDGKAAAGEKFGSPSRQAKRPPTRSSTQSSGSSSGSSSTSSSASRSSQSGGSRSRRKGNSKNKSFEDHPLSDIWSE; encoded by the coding sequence GTGAACCCGGAGCGCATTTTAGACGAGTTTCCTGCACCGTCGTATCGCGGTGCCCAGAAGCAAGCGCTCCTCGACATCAAGCAGGCCTACGAGGCGGGCAACGACGTGGTGCTCGTGCGCGCCCCCACGGGCAGTGGCAAGTCGCTGCTCGCCCGCGCCATCGCCGGGTGTGCCCGCAAACCGGGCGAAGGCGACCCGACCCGGCCGATTGGGGCGTACTACACCACCCCGCAGGTGTCGCAATTAGACGACGTGTCGGGCGACGCGCTCCTCGAAGATTTACAGATAATTCGCGGGAAAGGCAACTACAAGTGCATCCTACCGGGCGAATCGACCACGCCCGTCAATCAAGCGCCCTGCGCCCGCGAGAAGGGATTTGACTGCAATGTCAAACACCGCTGTCCGTACTTTTCTGACCGCGCCATCGCGGCGAATCGCTCGATTGCAGCGATGACGCTCGCCTATTTCATGCAGACCGCAGGCACCGAAGCGTTTGGCCAGCGTGACGTGGTCGTGATAGACGAAGCCCACGGCCTCGCAGAGTGGGCAGAAATGTACGCGACTATCGACCTCCAGCCCCGCACAGTCCCGGTCTGGGAGCACCTGAAGGTTCCCGAAGTAGACGGCCTCGACCGCGCCGTGCAGTTCGCCGATGGGGTGAAAGACATCTGCACCCGCCGGAAGGACGAACTCATCCGAAAAATCGAACTCTCACCCAAAGAGGTCGCAGAGCGCGACCGCCTGCAAAAGCTCATTGGCGACCTGAAGTGGTTCGTTGAAGATTATCGCAACCCCGAGAGCCCGACGACGTGGGTGGTCGACCAACCGGACGGCGAGGGCGGTGGCGTCACCATCAAACCGATGAACCCGGAACGGTATCTTCGCCACACCGTCTGGGACAGAGGCACCAAGTTCGCGCTCCTTTCGGCGACGATTCTCAATCGGGAGGCGTTCTGTCGGCAGGTCGGTCTCGACCCGAAGAAGGTCGCACTGGTGGACGTGCCCCACACGTTCCCGCTCGAAAACCGGCGGCTCTACGACGTGACACAGGGGAAGATGACCTACGAGCACCGAAAGCAGACGCTCCCGAAAATCGCCCGTCTCATCGTCCAATTGATGCAAAAACACCCCGACAAGAAGGGCATCGTTCACGCCCACTCGTACGCGATTCAAGCCGAGTTAAAGCGAATGCTTGGGGAGTTTGGTGTGAGTGGTCGCGTCCAAGCCCACAGCCGCGAAAATCGTAACGAGGACTTGGAGATCTGGAAGGCAACCGACGACCCGGACGTGTTTCTCTCGGTGAAAATGGAAGAGGCGCTCGACCTGAAAGGCGACCTCGCGCGCTGGCAGGTGCTCTGTAAAGCACCATACTTGAACACCGCAGACTCGCGGGTGGCTCGTCGCCTCGAAGAGGGACAGTGGGCGTGGTATCACCGCGCCGCGCTCCGCACCGTGATTCAGGGCTGTGGCCGGGTGGTCAGAGCGCCAGACGACTACGGCGCGACCTATCTCGCGGATTCGAGTTTACTCGACCTGTTCGAACGCGCGAAATCGGACATGCCACCGTGGTTCAAAGAGCAGGTGGATGCGATGAGCGTCCCCGACCTTCCCGAGTTCGACGGGAAAGCCGCTGCGGGCGAGAAGTTCGGCAGTCCCTCGCGGCAGGCAAAACGGCCGCCGACGCGCAGTTCAACACAATCGTCTGGTTCATCATCGGGTTCGTCGTCTACCTCCTCGTCTGCGTCCCGGTCGTCGCAGTCAGGTGGCTCACGCTCGCGGCGAAAAGGGAACTCGAAAAACAAGTCGTTCGAAGATCACCCGCTTTCCGACATCTGGAGCGAGTAG